TTCTCCGATTATCTTCATAAGGCATAAATACGCTTTCCACTTTTTTACCATCATCTAATTGAAAAAGATACTTAATAGTGCCATCTTTAGATTTCTGCTTAGTGATTAATTTCAATTCTCCAATATAGAATTGATCTTCTAGCTTAGCTCTAAAACTTTTAGCAAGATTAGTCATTTCAGAAAAACTTCTAACCTTCTTTTCATAAATCCATTTAAATAACTGTTTTGCACGAAAAGCAGGCTCATCTAAAGAAATAACTATCTCTTTTAATTCTTCGACTACAAACCCAATTAAATCCTTCTTCCTCTTCATGATTCAATTACTTCCTTCCTAGTACTCTATTAATTACAAAATTACAATTTTATAGTTTATTAATAATTAACTTCTTAGTCATAACTATATATTAAGAAAATTAAAAGCTTATCTTTATCATGAACAAACACAAATTTGAATTTCTTCATTCCATTCTAAACTTAGACATCTATAGACAAACAAATCTAAAAAGAAATTTAAATATATCGTTATAGATAGATAATACGGCACTTTTAGCTTCCTTCTGGCTATTGGCTACTAGCCTCTGGCTTAGAACTTATAAAAATAATACTAATAGCTAGAGGCTAAAAGCTAGTAGCTAGTGGCCAAAATATCACTTTATATCAATTAAATTTCACTTTAAAGTTCGATATCTATATTGAAATTAGAATAATAAACTAAGCTTTTTTAATCAACTTAGCAACAAAAAAACCTTCAATAAAATAATCATCTGGTATTAATTGTAGATTACCATCTTCTAAGTAATCTTCTAAAGAGAATTCTTCTGCCTCTTTTTCTAAATCAACTAATGAAAAATCACTATTTTTTTCTAAAAATTTATTAATAACCTCTTTATTCTCTTCAGGGGTAATAGTACAGGTACTATAAACTAATTCACCACCACTTTTAAGAAATTCAGCTGCATTATCTAATAATTCTAGTTGTAATTCTTGTAATTGTAATAAATCCTGTGGTTTCTTCTGCCATCTGATTTCAGGTTTTTTAGCCATAATACCTAAACCAGAACAAGGTGCATCTACTAATACCTTATCAATTCTTCTATCAAAACTGACTTCTCTACCATCAGCACAAATCTTTTCAACATTAGTAATAGCTAATCTTTCACAGTTCTCTTCAATTAAATCCAATTTATGATCATGGACATCTACTGCATAAATCTGCCCCTTATTATCCATTAATTGTGCTAAATGAGTAGTCTTCCCACCTGGTGCACTACATAAATCAACAACCACATCATCTGTTTTAGGATTAACAATATGTGCTACTAACATAGAACTTAAACCTTGTACTTGAAACTTACCTTCATCAAAGGCTTTTAATCTATCTACAGATGGATACTTAATTAAATTAATAGCCTCTTCTACCCTCTCTATAGCTTCAACTTGAGCATCTTCACCTATTAATTCTTCTAATAAATCCGCTCTACTTGTCTTTAAAGTATTAGTTCTAATCACTGTTGGTGGTACTTGATTTAAATGATTACAGATCTCTACTGCTTTATCCACTCCATACCTTTTGACCCACCTTTCAACTAGCCACTGTGGTTGAGAATACTTATATCTAATATGTTGAACTGGATCTTTATCTATGCTTGGGTACTGGATTTGATCGAGATTACGAATAATATTTCTTAAAACCCCATTAATAAATTTTATTGCTCCACGGTTACATCTTCCTTTAGCAGCCTCTACTGTTTCATTACAAGCTACAGGAGCAGGAATCTTATCTAAAAACTGAATCTGATAAACCCCTAATCTTAATGCATTTCTAACCCATGGTGTCATCTTCTTTACTTTACGATTAGCAAATTTATTGATAATCCAGTCTAAAGTATTTCTTCTTCTAGTAACTCCATAAATCAAATAAGTAGCTAAGGATCTATCCCTCTTATCTAAATTGGACTTATTTAACAGACTATTAACAACTAAATTTGAAAATCCACCCTTTTCATTTATCTGATAAATTGCTTCTAATGCAACTTCACGTGTTTTTTTCATATAATATCCTCCAATTTTTATTATAACAAAGTTTTTAGCCATTAACTAGTAATTATAGCTTATTAAAAAAACAATTAATTGCTAGTTAAAAATTCTACCTAATCCTATAATTAGTATTTGTATCTTTTAGCTTTTATATTTTATTAAATTATAATCCAACTTTAATCTCCATAATCTGGAATAAATTCTTTATGTAAATTCAACTATTCTTTTTAGTAAAAAATAAATTCAAACACTATTATTCAACTAAATATCAAATAACAATTCAAAATCTTTTCTCACCACTAATTAACACTAATTTACACAAATTAAATTCAAAATTATCTTAAACTCTAATTTCATAAACTAATCCTTTACTCTCTATTCATGTTTTATTCGTGATCATCTGTGGTTAAACAATCTTTTAATCTTTTCTCACCACTAATTAACACTAATTTGCACAAATTAAATTCAAAATCATCTTAAACTCTAATTTCATAAACTAATCCTTTACTCTCTATCCGTGTGTTATTCGTGATCATCTGTGGTTAAACAATCTTTTAATCTTTTCTCACCACTAATTAGCAAACAACTAAAAATCAAGTCCCTGTAATACGAAAAAGAGTAATATGTGTTCACATATTACTCATCATCTAACATACCTCTCATAACTATTAATCTGACTAAATGACCAATAGCAACTAAAGTTGCTGCTACATAAGTTAAAGCAGCTGCATTTAATACTTTTTTAGTTCCTTTGGCTTCTTTCCCAGTTAAGTAATTATGCTTCTTAAGAAGTTTTAAAGCTCTGCTACTTGCATTAAACTCTACTGGCAAAGTAACAATTTGGAATAAGACCGCAGCAGTAAATAATAATATTCCTATACTAACTAATAATTCAGACCTAAAGAAGAAAAAACCAAAAGCTCCTAATCCTAACCCAAATTGAGACCCAAAGTTAGCTACTGGAACTAAACTATGGCGAAAACGTAATGGTGCATAATCAACATTATCCTGAATAGCATGACCAGTTTCATGGGCTGCTACACCTATAGAAGCTAAGGAATTACCATCATAAACATCTGGTGATAGTCTCAATACTTTATCTTTAGGATCGTAATGATCCGATAATTTACCACTGGTTCTTGATACCTGAACATCATAAATTCCCTCTTTGTTTAATAACTCTCTTGCCACATCTGCTCCAGTCTTAGCAGTCTGTGCTCTAACATTTAGATATCTATTAAAAGTACTCTTAACTTTAAACTGTGCATACATTGCTAAGATAATAGCTGGAATTAAAATTACCATAGTTGGATCAAAAAAGAAGAATGGCATTAATATCAACTCCTCATTATTTTTCACTTTTTGCTAGTCACTTGTCACTAATAACTTCCTTATCGCTTCTTCTAGCTTATCTACTTCCACACCTGTATTTATACAAGGACCATTAGGTCTTAAATTAACTACACCTATAACAGGTAATGGATAAATATCTTGAATCCCGCTACTTAAGTCTCGTTCACAAGCAACAGCAATTATAGCCTTAGGTCGCGTTTCCTTAATAATCTTTCGAGCTAAAGTTCCTCCTGTGGCAATAGCCAAATGTATCCCATACTTTTCTTTTAATTCAATTAAATCTTGAACCTGACACCTTCCACATCTTTGACAATTATCTAGATCACTTGTAACTCTATAGGAACAATCAGATAATTGAATACAGTGGGGAAGTAATAATAAAATATCTTCAGCTTTTACATTCATATCTTCTGGATTAATCAAGTGATTACTTACATTAATAAAAGATGATTGAATAACTTCCTTATCTAAACCAAATAGACCACCTATGTAAATAATAACAGGAAGGAAATAGGAGATAACTATCTTAGTAGGAAAATAAAGCCACTTTATTGGCTTACCCCGTTTGATTGTCAACACAATACCTAAAATACCCAAAATTAAAATAGATACTAAAATTGATAAAGCAATACTTATAATTAACAACACACCTTTACTTAACAGGCTAAAACCAAAAAGGTTAAGGTACCAAACCCCTACTACAAATACACTTAATATAGCTAATACTATCAATAATAATCCGATAAATAGACCTTTAGATTTTTGCATAAATTCTATTCCCCTAACCTATTCCCCTCTTTAATTTGATAACCTCTTAAATAATCTGTAGCAGACATTCTCTGTTTACTTGCTGGCTGTACCTCTTTTAGAAGTAATTTCCCTCTACCTGTTTGAACTACTATACCTAAGTCATTATCAACTTTAACAATTGTACCTACCTCTACTTGATCATTTGTACCTTGAAGATCATAAACCTCTGAAGCCCACAATTTTAATAAGCTTCCATTCTGATATGTATAAGCTCCTGGCCAAGGATTCATTCCTCTAATTAAGTTCCAAATACTTTTTGCATCTTGATTCCAATCTACTTTTCCTTCTTCTTTATTAATCTTTGGTGCATATGTAGCTAAATCATCATTCTGTTCTTCACGTGGTGCTGTACCCTTGAGAATCTTATCTAATGTCTTTACTATTAAGCTTGCCCCTACTTCTGACAACTTATCATGTAAAGATCCTACAGTCTCCTCTGATGTAATCCTTAGCTCTTCTTTCAAAATCATATCACCAGTATCCATGCCTATATCCATATGCATAGTAGTAATCCCTGTC
Above is a window of Orenia marismortui DSM 5156 DNA encoding:
- a CDS encoding DUF116 domain-containing protein; the protein is MQKSKGLFIGLLLIVLAILSVFVVGVWYLNLFGFSLLSKGVLLIISIALSILVSILILGILGIVLTIKRGKPIKWLYFPTKIVISYFLPVIIYIGGLFGLDKEVIQSSFINVSNHLINPEDMNVKAEDILLLLPHCIQLSDCSYRVTSDLDNCQRCGRCQVQDLIELKEKYGIHLAIATGGTLARKIIKETRPKAIIAVACERDLSSGIQDIYPLPVIGVVNLRPNGPCINTGVEVDKLEEAIRKLLVTSD
- a CDS encoding zinc metallopeptidase — its product is MPFFFFDPTMVILIPAIILAMYAQFKVKSTFNRYLNVRAQTAKTGADVARELLNKEGIYDVQVSRTSGKLSDHYDPKDKVLRLSPDVYDGNSLASIGVAAHETGHAIQDNVDYAPLRFRHSLVPVANFGSQFGLGLGAFGFFFFRSELLVSIGILLFTAAVLFQIVTLPVEFNASSRALKLLKKHNYLTGKEAKGTKKVLNAAALTYVAATLVAIGHLVRLIVMRGMLDDE
- the rsmB gene encoding 16S rRNA (cytosine(967)-C(5))-methyltransferase RsmB; this encodes MKKTREVALEAIYQINEKGGFSNLVVNSLLNKSNLDKRDRSLATYLIYGVTRRRNTLDWIINKFANRKVKKMTPWVRNALRLGVYQIQFLDKIPAPVACNETVEAAKGRCNRGAIKFINGVLRNIIRNLDQIQYPSIDKDPVQHIRYKYSQPQWLVERWVKRYGVDKAVEICNHLNQVPPTVIRTNTLKTSRADLLEELIGEDAQVEAIERVEEAINLIKYPSVDRLKAFDEGKFQVQGLSSMLVAHIVNPKTDDVVVDLCSAPGGKTTHLAQLMDNKGQIYAVDVHDHKLDLIEENCERLAITNVEKICADGREVSFDRRIDKVLVDAPCSGLGIMAKKPEIRWQKKPQDLLQLQELQLELLDNAAEFLKSGGELVYSTCTITPEENKEVINKFLEKNSDFSLVDLEKEAEEFSLEDYLEDGNLQLIPDDYFIEGFFVAKLIKKA
- the fmt gene encoding methionyl-tRNA formyltransferase produces the protein MKVAFMGTPDFAVPCLSALIEADFIDVVGVVSQPDRRRGRGQKLKPTPVKKEALKHNLEVFQPEKVSTPEGIAKLESWNPDVIVVVAYGQILKKEVLELPKHGCVNIHASLLPKYRGAAPIHRAIINGEDKTGITTMHMDIGMDTGDMILKEELRITSEETVGSLHDKLSEVGASLIVKTLDKILKGTAPREEQNDDLATYAPKINKEEGKVDWNQDAKSIWNLIRGMNPWPGAYTYQNGSLLKLWASEVYDLQGTNDQVEVGTIVKVDNDLGIVVQTGRGKLLLKEVQPASKQRMSATDYLRGYQIKEGNRLGE